One window from the genome of Halomicrobium zhouii encodes:
- a CDS encoding excinuclease ABC subunit C — protein MDVTTLRERADELPREPGVYHFLADDGRVLYVGKAVDLRSRVRSYADPRSARIGKMVRRAVDVDFAVTDTETQALLLEANFIKRHQPPYNVRLKDDKSYPLVQLTEHPVPRIEVTRDPDEGAIVYGPFTNKGRVDTVVKALRETYGLRGCSDHKYSNRDRPCLDYEMGICTAPCTGEIGEEEYLADVESVRRFFEGETGVLADPLRQAMDEAAQATEFERAANMRDRLAAVEALGGDSDAAVSDTADERSVDVLGAVREGERATVARLHSEDGQLVERDRYRLDAPEGDGVGEVLAAFVPQFYAERDLPDAILCSEHPADADIDAWLAAENVDLRVPGAGREATLVDLALKNARRGGPARDDTAALAEALGLDAADRIEGFDVSHAQGKAAVGSNVTFVDGSPEKAHYRRKKLTDENDDYANMRALVRWRAERAVEGRDDRPDPDLLLIDGGQGQLGAAQDALALVGWDVPVVALAKEEELVVTPDRTFDWDDDAPHLHLLQRIRDESHRFAVQYHQTVRDTVDTVLDEVPGVGPSTRKRLLRRFGSVDSVREASLDELRTVDGVGDETAATLDRHLS, from the coding sequence ATGGACGTAACCACCCTCCGCGAGCGTGCCGACGAGTTGCCGCGCGAGCCGGGGGTCTACCACTTTCTGGCCGACGACGGCCGCGTCCTCTACGTCGGGAAGGCCGTCGACCTGCGGAGCCGGGTCCGCTCGTACGCGGACCCGCGGTCGGCCCGCATCGGGAAGATGGTACGCCGGGCCGTCGACGTCGATTTCGCGGTGACCGACACGGAGACGCAGGCGCTCCTGCTGGAGGCGAACTTCATCAAGCGCCACCAGCCGCCGTACAACGTCCGGCTGAAAGACGACAAGTCCTACCCGCTGGTGCAGCTCACCGAGCACCCCGTCCCCCGCATCGAGGTGACCCGTGACCCCGACGAGGGCGCGATCGTCTACGGCCCGTTCACGAACAAGGGGCGCGTCGACACGGTCGTCAAGGCCCTCAGAGAGACCTACGGCCTGCGCGGCTGCTCGGACCACAAGTACTCGAACCGGGACCGGCCGTGTCTCGACTACGAGATGGGTATCTGCACGGCCCCGTGTACCGGCGAAATCGGCGAGGAGGAGTACCTCGCAGACGTCGAGAGCGTCCGTCGGTTCTTCGAGGGCGAGACGGGCGTCCTCGCCGACCCGCTCCGTCAGGCGATGGACGAGGCCGCCCAGGCCACGGAGTTCGAGCGCGCGGCGAACATGCGCGACCGGCTGGCCGCCGTCGAGGCACTGGGCGGCGACAGCGACGCCGCGGTCAGCGACACGGCCGACGAACGGTCCGTCGACGTCCTCGGCGCGGTCCGGGAGGGCGAGCGCGCGACCGTCGCGCGACTCCACTCGGAAGACGGCCAGCTCGTCGAGCGGGACCGCTACCGCCTCGACGCACCCGAGGGCGACGGCGTCGGCGAGGTGCTGGCCGCATTCGTCCCGCAGTTCTACGCCGAACGGGACCTCCCCGACGCCATCCTCTGCTCGGAACACCCCGCCGACGCGGACATCGACGCCTGGCTCGCCGCCGAGAACGTCGACCTCCGGGTGCCCGGTGCCGGCCGGGAGGCGACGCTCGTCGACCTCGCGCTGAAGAACGCACGCCGCGGTGGTCCCGCCAGAGACGACACCGCCGCCCTCGCCGAGGCGCTGGGACTCGACGCCGCCGACCGCATCGAGGGGTTCGACGTCAGCCACGCCCAGGGGAAAGCCGCCGTCGGGTCGAACGTCACCTTCGTCGACGGGAGCCCGGAGAAGGCCCACTACCGGCGGAAGAAGCTCACCGACGAGAACGACGACTACGCTAACATGCGGGCGCTCGTCCGCTGGCGCGCCGAACGCGCCGTCGAGGGCCGCGACGACCGACCGGACCCCGACCTGCTCCTCATCGACGGGGGCCAGGGCCAGCTCGGTGCCGCCCAGGACGCCCTCGCCCTCGTCGGCTGGGACGTCCCGGTCGTCGCGCTGGCGAAGGAAGAAGAGCTGGTGGTCACGCCCGACAGAACCTTCGACTGGGACGACGACGCGCCCCACCTCCACCTGCTCCAGCGGATCCGCGACGAGTCCCATCGCTTCGCCGTCCAGTACCACCAGACCGTCCGGGACACCGTCGACACCGTCCTCGACGAGGTTCCGGGAGTGGGACCGTCGACCCGAAAGCGACTCCTCCGACGGTTCGGCAGCGTCGACAGCGTCCGCGAGGCGTCGCTCGACGAACTGCGGACTGTCGACGGCGTCGGCGACGAGACGGCCGCGACGCTCGACCGGCACCTGAGCTGA
- a CDS encoding ABC transporter ATP-binding protein — protein sequence MAAIELDGVRKQFGGVTALEGVDLTVEEGEIYGFLGPNGAGKSTTINVLLDFVRPTNGTARVLGHDVREESTAIRERTGVLPEGYDVYDRLTGREHLEFVIDSKDAYVDPAELLDRVGLDEEDAQRKAGGYSKGMAQRLVLAMALVGEPDLLILDEPSSGLDPNGARMMREIVREENERGATVFFSSHILGQVESVCDRVGIIQDGTLVAEDSIENLQEATDVETTLTVSVDQRTDAVVSAVRDVPGVTAVDETGSELVVTCSDDIKMDVLTAIEEAGVEVEDFDTHEPSLEELFAAYTDGTDQPQSRAATAGAEGDA from the coding sequence ATGGCTGCCATCGAACTCGACGGAGTACGCAAACAGTTCGGTGGGGTGACGGCCCTCGAAGGGGTCGACCTCACCGTCGAGGAGGGCGAGATATACGGCTTCCTCGGCCCGAACGGGGCCGGGAAGTCCACGACGATCAACGTCCTGCTCGACTTCGTCCGGCCGACGAACGGCACGGCGCGCGTCCTGGGTCACGACGTGCGCGAGGAATCGACGGCGATCCGGGAGCGGACCGGGGTCCTGCCGGAGGGGTACGACGTGTACGACCGCCTGACCGGCCGCGAACACCTCGAGTTCGTCATCGACTCCAAGGACGCCTACGTCGACCCGGCGGAACTGCTGGACCGCGTCGGCCTCGACGAGGAGGACGCCCAGCGGAAGGCCGGCGGCTACTCCAAGGGGATGGCCCAGCGCCTCGTGCTCGCGATGGCCCTCGTCGGCGAACCCGACCTGCTCATCCTCGACGAGCCCTCCTCAGGGCTGGACCCGAACGGCGCGCGCATGATGCGCGAGATCGTCCGCGAGGAGAACGAGCGCGGCGCGACGGTCTTCTTCTCCTCGCACATCCTCGGTCAGGTCGAGTCGGTCTGTGACCGGGTCGGTATCATCCAGGACGGTACGCTCGTCGCCGAGGACTCCATCGAGAACCTCCAGGAGGCGACGGACGTAGAGACGACGCTCACCGTCAGCGTGGACCAGCGGACCGACGCGGTCGTCTCGGCCGTCCGCGACGTGCCGGGGGTCACCGCAGTCGACGAGACCGGGTCGGAACTGGTCGTCACCTGCTCGGACGACATCAAGATGGACGTCCTCACCGCCATCGAGGAGGCCGGCGTCGAGGTCGAGGACTTCGACACCCACGAGCCCTCGCTCGAAGAGCTGTTCGCCGCCTACACGGACGGGACGGACCAGCCACAGTCACGTGCCGCCACTGCCGGCGCGGAGGGAGACGCATGA
- a CDS encoding class I SAM-dependent methyltransferase, translating into MPPDERPTVEDAYDRLSATYDEQEDDPYCADLEFPATTELVPDVVGKRVLDAGCGSGRYTEWLIERGADVVAVDKSSEMLERANDRIGGRAAIHRANIEEPLEFADDGEFDGVVSGLALHYVENWRRVFGEFARILGPDGFLVFSTHHPLDVYEAFDAENYFETQRERMTWSADGEPVEVPFYRRPFAEVVNPLVDAGFRLDELVEPKPRETFEEKQPESYEKRLKHPTFLCVRASKFE; encoded by the coding sequence ATGCCCCCTGATGAGAGACCCACCGTCGAGGACGCCTACGACAGGTTATCGGCGACGTACGACGAGCAGGAAGACGACCCGTACTGTGCCGACCTGGAATTTCCCGCGACGACGGAACTCGTCCCCGACGTCGTGGGGAAACGGGTTCTCGATGCGGGTTGTGGGAGCGGTCGGTACACGGAGTGGTTGATCGAGCGGGGTGCGGATGTCGTCGCCGTCGACAAGAGCAGTGAGATGCTCGAACGGGCGAACGACCGGATCGGCGGTCGCGCAGCGATTCACCGGGCTAACATCGAAGAGCCCCTCGAATTCGCGGACGACGGCGAGTTCGACGGCGTCGTCAGCGGCCTCGCACTCCATTACGTCGAAAACTGGCGGCGAGTCTTCGGGGAGTTCGCTCGTATTCTCGGGCCGGACGGGTTCCTCGTGTTCTCGACCCACCATCCGCTCGACGTCTACGAGGCGTTCGACGCTGAGAACTACTTCGAGACCCAACGCGAACGGATGACGTGGTCGGCCGACGGTGAACCGGTCGAGGTCCCGTTCTACCGCCGACCGTTCGCCGAGGTCGTCAACCCGCTCGTCGACGCCGGGTTCCGACTGGACGAACTGGTCGAACCGAAGCCGAGAGAGACGTTCGAGGAGAAGCAGCCCGAATCCTACGAGAAACGGCTGAAACACCCGACGTTCCTGTGTGTCCGGGCGTCGAAGTTCGAGTAG
- a CDS encoding DUF7344 domain-containing protein encodes MNGARIETAAGPSHGDAGLSEERLFDLLGNERRRSCLQCLASVGGTTTVQELATDVATRVSDEETSPDDIRDSVYISLCQNHLPKLADAGVVGYDSTEKTVGPGPAFPVVERHLQVEATGDGDDEYTSYYALVSLATLLVLGATAYVVPAVQSYGVLSVLAIHALVVVVATARRLRSR; translated from the coding sequence ATGAACGGCGCTCGGATCGAGACGGCAGCGGGGCCGTCACACGGCGACGCGGGTCTCAGCGAAGAACGGTTGTTCGACCTGCTGGGTAACGAGCGTCGCAGGTCGTGTCTCCAGTGTCTGGCCTCGGTCGGAGGAACGACTACAGTCCAGGAGCTGGCCACCGACGTCGCGACGCGCGTGAGCGACGAGGAGACGTCACCGGACGACATCCGGGACAGCGTCTACATCTCACTGTGCCAGAATCACCTCCCGAAACTCGCCGACGCCGGCGTCGTCGGGTACGACTCCACGGAGAAGACCGTCGGGCCGGGACCGGCGTTTCCGGTGGTCGAGCGCCACCTCCAGGTCGAGGCCACCGGTGACGGCGACGACGAGTACACCTCGTACTACGCGCTCGTGAGTCTCGCGACGCTCCTCGTCCTCGGTGCGACGGCGTACGTCGTCCCCGCCGTCCAGTCGTACGGGGTTCTGTCCGTGCTCGCGATACACGCGCTCGTCGTCGTCGTCGCGACGGCACGGCGGCTCCGCTCCAGGTAA
- a CDS encoding bacteriorhodopsin, producing MISASLVYAATAAVYALTLVGLLAWLPRIGESRRRYCYPVVAVVGIATVTTALSALGVGVLTVNGSELDVPSVADDLISYAVLWVVAGLLVDESRRTLALLAVIPAVQVVAFNVASVGGGAIGLVCLAAVVVGHVVIAYLLLGPVWKRARDVPEAQRLLHWKARNLLLFLIGMLIAFALLSVGGAFDELGIAVLAEYVGLLIRVGFAGFLFANVDAIAVDGFGDGAGDGSAAVPDAGGVPGAD from the coding sequence ATGATTAGCGCGTCACTCGTCTACGCGGCGACGGCGGCCGTCTACGCCCTGACGCTCGTCGGCCTGCTCGCCTGGCTCCCCCGCATCGGCGAATCCAGGCGGCGGTACTGTTACCCGGTCGTCGCCGTCGTCGGTATCGCGACGGTGACGACCGCCCTGTCGGCGCTGGGCGTCGGTGTCCTCACCGTCAACGGGAGCGAACTCGACGTCCCGAGCGTCGCCGACGACCTGATCAGCTACGCCGTGCTGTGGGTGGTCGCGGGCCTCCTCGTCGACGAGTCGCGACGAACGCTCGCGCTCCTGGCCGTGATTCCGGCGGTCCAGGTCGTCGCCTTCAACGTCGCGTCCGTCGGGGGCGGCGCCATCGGCCTCGTCTGCCTGGCCGCCGTCGTCGTCGGCCACGTGGTGATAGCGTACCTGCTGCTCGGCCCGGTCTGGAAGCGCGCCCGGGACGTCCCCGAAGCGCAGCGACTCCTCCACTGGAAGGCGCGGAACCTGCTGTTGTTCCTCATCGGGATGCTCATCGCCTTCGCGCTGCTGTCGGTCGGCGGCGCCTTCGACGAGCTTGGCATCGCGGTCCTCGCCGAGTACGTCGGTCTGCTGATCCGGGTCGGGTTCGCGGGCTTCCTGTTCGCCAACGTCGACGCCATCGCCGTCGACGGGTTCGGAGACGGGGCTGGCGACGGATCCGCCGCCGTCCCCGACGCGGGCGGTGTACCCGGTGCGGACTGA
- a CDS encoding ABC transporter permease: MSWDVVARKEFRDALRSKGLWVLSLVFTAFFVIPAAAALYFDVGVRGDQAVGMQLLIEIVYLNIVTLFLPLVAIFAGYAAISKERTSGSLKLLLSLPHSRKDVIIGKVVGRCGVVGVPLAGAFLVNALFLMASRLTFKPGLYVTFALFSMVFALVIVAVAVSISGAVENSLYSIVGNMTFFVSITFFWNLWANSIGDGLWDYLGVTGATNWSFVLFLKLLNPSQAYKTIMNSMLGEGSNAARSARFRMFSGGNTSEQTTICNDVLAGNANTTQGFIARTNCLESAQSMPIYFSDGAALFYLLLWIGLAAAVSYYTFNQYDL; encoded by the coding sequence ATGAGCTGGGACGTCGTCGCCAGGAAGGAGTTCCGCGACGCGCTGCGCTCGAAGGGACTGTGGGTCCTCTCGCTCGTCTTCACGGCCTTCTTCGTCATCCCGGCCGCGGCTGCGCTGTACTTCGACGTCGGGGTACGGGGCGACCAGGCCGTCGGTATGCAGCTGCTCATCGAGATCGTCTATCTCAACATCGTCACGCTATTCTTGCCGCTGGTGGCCATCTTCGCCGGCTACGCGGCCATCAGCAAAGAGCGCACCAGCGGGTCGCTGAAGCTGTTGCTCTCGCTGCCCCACTCCCGCAAGGACGTCATCATCGGGAAAGTGGTCGGCCGCTGTGGCGTGGTCGGGGTCCCGCTGGCCGGGGCCTTCCTCGTCAACGCGCTCTTCCTCATGGCCTCGCGACTCACCTTCAAGCCAGGCCTGTACGTCACCTTCGCCCTGTTCTCGATGGTGTTCGCCCTCGTCATCGTGGCCGTGGCGGTCAGTATCTCCGGCGCCGTCGAAAACAGCCTCTACTCCATCGTCGGCAACATGACCTTCTTCGTCTCCATCACCTTCTTCTGGAACCTCTGGGCCAACTCGATCGGTGACGGCCTGTGGGACTATCTGGGGGTCACTGGCGCGACGAACTGGAGCTTCGTCCTCTTTCTCAAACTGTTGAACCCCTCGCAGGCCTACAAGACGATCATGAACTCGATGCTGGGCGAGGGGTCGAACGCAGCGCGCTCGGCCCGGTTCAGGATGTTCAGCGGCGGCAACACCTCCGAACAGACCACTATCTGTAACGACGTTCTCGCCGGCAACGCCAACACGACACAGGGTTTCATCGCCCGGACGAACTGTCTGGAGAGCGCCCAGTCGATGCCGATCTACTTCTCCGACGGCGCCGCACTGTTCTACCTCCTGCTGTGGATCGGCCTGGCCGCCGCCGTCAGCTACTACACCTTCAACCAGTACGACCTGTAA
- a CDS encoding DUF7344 domain-containing protein — protein sequence MSSTHEGSTLITETEAPTDRLDRDDVFHILQCRRRRLVLKYLQEHDGPADMRDVTEAIAAVENDTTVAQLRSQERQRVYIALYQSHLPKMDRDGIINYEQDRGVVERTARTAQFDPYLVNEPTLLPESETTDEGPVDDGPVNEGPADQGPVDQNRDDASSASDTAGGWNQPSLVAAGGGLALVASVYAATTLAGPAALVAVAVGALVAVLAGVYYYRESIVEAGA from the coding sequence ATGTCCTCCACTCACGAGGGATCCACGTTGATCACGGAGACAGAGGCACCGACCGACCGACTCGACCGCGACGACGTCTTCCACATCCTTCAGTGTCGACGTCGCCGCCTGGTCCTCAAGTACCTGCAGGAACACGACGGGCCCGCAGACATGCGTGACGTCACGGAGGCGATCGCGGCCGTCGAGAACGATACGACGGTCGCCCAGTTGCGCTCGCAGGAGCGCCAGCGCGTGTACATCGCGCTCTATCAGTCACACCTCCCGAAGATGGACCGTGACGGTATCATCAACTACGAACAGGACCGTGGCGTCGTCGAGCGAACGGCGCGGACCGCTCAGTTCGACCCGTACCTCGTCAACGAACCGACGCTCCTGCCCGAGTCCGAAACGACCGACGAGGGTCCGGTCGACGACGGCCCGGTCAACGAGGGGCCGGCCGACCAGGGCCCGGTCGATCAGAACCGAGATGACGCGAGCTCCGCGAGCGACACTGCTGGCGGCTGGAACCAGCCGTCTCTGGTCGCTGCCGGTGGCGGACTGGCGCTCGTCGCGAGCGTCTACGCGGCGACGACCCTGGCGGGACCGGCTGCGCTCGTCGCCGTCGCGGTCGGCGCACTGGTCGCCGTGCTGGCTGGAGTGTACTATTATCGCGAATCGATCGTCGAGGCGGGCGCGTAA
- a CDS encoding DUF7343 domain-containing protein yields the protein MNPVFPLLLLVLMGVSIVPFTAAAAGGVHQGGSVTDTGHGEQTIESDATPAITEVTVNESVFRTDEMAFVWADGANTTDGQVDVSVSTVAAADHEICLSSGACKQVRDVGDQQTVEFTNVSKPSDRTSVTVSLRHTRDGGTVDNATVTVWRIEPDADLDRDGVSNEREVEAGTSLVLADTDGDGLGDAREIELGTDPTAVDTDGDGLDDAREAELGTDPTAVDTDGDGLDDAREVELGTDPTAVDTDGDGLDDERELAFGANATVPDTDGDGLDDGREVALGANVTQVDTDGDGLDDAREAELGSDPAVVDTDGDGLDDAREAELGTDPTAVDTDDDGLSDARELDAGTDPTVADTDDDGLADGREAGLGTDPTVADTDDDGLDDARELEQGADPTVADTDGDYISDGTEAELGFDPTNPYTPALYGSGLVGFLLGIGVALSTIDRSPRAWARSVFRRGRGKPSPSEGSTGVSEPPAASVQAASNVGEEGDVTDASTARDVFERHQDALVTDAERTLRMLEAEGGQMKQSEIVDSTSWSKAKVSRLLSRMDDEGDVVKVSLGRENLICLPEQTPEPARQTDPGGVSSSRLVSTATGG from the coding sequence ATGAACCCTGTATTCCCGCTGCTGCTACTGGTGCTGATGGGGGTCAGCATCGTGCCGTTCACTGCGGCCGCAGCAGGAGGTGTACATCAGGGGGGCTCAGTCACCGATACGGGTCACGGGGAACAGACGATCGAATCGGACGCGACGCCGGCCATTACGGAGGTCACCGTCAACGAGTCCGTCTTCCGTACGGACGAGATGGCTTTCGTGTGGGCGGACGGAGCGAACACGACTGACGGGCAGGTCGACGTCTCGGTGTCGACCGTGGCAGCTGCGGACCACGAGATCTGTCTCAGCTCGGGCGCGTGCAAACAGGTCCGTGACGTCGGTGATCAGCAGACTGTCGAATTCACGAACGTCAGCAAGCCCTCGGACAGGACGTCTGTCACCGTTTCGCTACGGCACACGCGTGATGGGGGGACCGTCGATAACGCGACGGTCACCGTCTGGCGAATCGAGCCTGACGCCGACCTCGATAGAGACGGTGTCAGCAACGAGCGAGAGGTCGAAGCGGGGACCTCACTGGTCCTGGCCGATACGGACGGTGACGGCCTCGGCGACGCCCGCGAGATCGAACTGGGCACGGACCCCACAGCCGTCGACACGGACGGCGACGGGCTGGACGACGCCCGGGAGGCCGAACTGGGCACGGATCCGACGGCCGTCGACACGGACGGCGATGGACTGGACGACGCCCGCGAGGTCGAACTGGGCACGGACCCGACGGCCGTCGACACGGACGGCGACGGGCTGGACGACGAACGAGAACTCGCGTTCGGTGCGAACGCGACAGTACCGGATACGGACGGTGACGGGCTCGATGACGGGCGAGAGGTCGCACTCGGTGCCAACGTGACGCAGGTCGACACGGACGGCGACGGGCTGGACGACGCCCGGGAGGCCGAACTCGGTAGCGATCCGGCCGTGGTCGACACGGACGGCGACGGGCTGGACGACGCCCGGGAGGCCGAACTGGGCACGGACCCGACGGCCGTCGATACTGACGACGACGGGCTCAGTGACGCCCGCGAACTCGATGCTGGCACGGACCCGACCGTGGCCGACACCGACGACGACGGACTCGCCGACGGACGAGAGGCTGGTCTAGGCACGGACCCGACCGTGGCCGACACCGACGACGACGGACTCGACGATGCCCGGGAGCTAGAGCAGGGTGCGGATCCGACCGTGGCCGACACGGACGGTGATTACATCTCTGACGGCACGGAAGCCGAGCTCGGCTTCGACCCGACGAACCCGTACACACCGGCGCTGTACGGGAGCGGACTGGTCGGATTCCTGCTCGGCATCGGCGTCGCCCTCTCGACCATCGACCGGAGCCCGCGAGCGTGGGCCCGATCCGTCTTCCGACGTGGTCGTGGCAAGCCGTCCCCGTCCGAGGGCTCCACCGGTGTCAGTGAACCGCCCGCAGCGTCTGTTCAGGCGGCGAGTAACGTCGGCGAGGAAGGGGACGTGACCGACGCTTCGACCGCGAGAGACGTCTTCGAGCGCCACCAGGACGCGCTGGTGACCGACGCCGAGCGGACCTTGCGGATGCTCGAGGCCGAAGGCGGGCAGATGAAACAGAGCGAGATCGTCGACTCGACGTCCTGGTCGAAGGCGAAGGTGAGCAGGCTCCTCTCACGGATGGACGACGAGGGAGACGTCGTGAAGGTGTCTCTCGGTAGGGAGAACCTCATCTGCCTCCCCGAACAGACGCCCGAGCCCGCCCGTCAGACGGACCCGGGCGGCGTGTCGTCGTCTCGTCTCGTGAGCACCGCGACCGGCGGATAG
- the ligA gene encoding NAD-dependent DNA ligase LigA: protein MATAEDLADNPYVDDPPTDFAPVEELDEDAAREQAEQLREAIRYHDHRYYVENDPTIGDRTYDALFARLQNLEGTFGLDTDGSPTQRVGGAALDELGEVEHVAPMGSIDQSGEVADVREFDERVRRGLDVDAVEYFCEPKFDGLSVEVVYEDGEYVRAATRGDGTVGEDVTENVRTIGSVPQRLRGDYPEFLAVRGEVYMPRDAFQAYNRERVEAGDDAFANPRNAAAGTLRQLDPKITAERPLSVFFFGVLDSSAEFDSHWEVHERLPEWGLRVNDRIEVADDIDAAIDYRDRQLDVRDDLDYEIDGVVFKVNDVDACQELGSTSRAPRWAFAYKFPARKEQTTLRDVVVQVGRTGRLTPVALLDPVEVGGVTVSRASLHNPALIEDLGVNVGDEVRVQRAGDVIPDVAEVVEKHSEGVVEFPDECPVCGSPVERDGPLAFCSGGLTCPAQRERAIEHYASRDALDVEGLGEKVVEQLLDAGLVESPADLYELTVDDLVDLEGWGTKSARNLIAELNDAREPPLDRFLVALGIHDVGPVTARNLAREFGSFEAIRAAAEGRTDDEAGEDDGSEDGDATGDDGQVTLDALAERSEDGDGDGDDGDGDSDDNGDGDSDDLRGDREAFKRVDDVGPEVADSIVEFFHSEGNRAVLDALVDHVDPQEADVEAGGDELEGLTFVFTGSLDDFTRSDAQELVERHGGSATSSVSGNTDYLVIGDNPGQNKRDAADDEGVPTLEEDEFVELLDERGIER from the coding sequence ATGGCCACCGCCGAGGATCTCGCCGACAACCCCTACGTCGATGACCCGCCGACGGACTTCGCGCCGGTCGAGGAACTCGACGAGGACGCCGCGCGCGAACAGGCCGAGCAGTTGCGTGAGGCTATCCGGTACCACGACCACCGCTACTACGTCGAGAACGACCCGACTATCGGCGACCGAACGTACGATGCCCTGTTCGCTCGGCTGCAGAACCTCGAAGGAACCTTCGGCCTCGACACCGACGGGAGTCCGACCCAGCGCGTCGGCGGAGCGGCGCTGGACGAACTCGGCGAGGTCGAACACGTCGCGCCGATGGGTTCGATCGACCAGAGCGGCGAGGTGGCGGACGTCCGCGAGTTCGACGAGCGGGTCCGGCGCGGGCTCGACGTCGACGCCGTGGAGTACTTCTGCGAGCCGAAGTTCGACGGGCTCTCCGTCGAGGTGGTGTACGAGGACGGCGAGTACGTCCGTGCGGCGACGCGGGGCGACGGCACGGTCGGCGAGGACGTCACCGAGAACGTCCGCACTATCGGGAGCGTCCCACAGCGCCTGCGCGGCGACTACCCCGAGTTCCTGGCGGTGCGCGGGGAGGTGTACATGCCACGGGACGCCTTCCAGGCCTACAACCGCGAGCGCGTCGAGGCGGGCGACGACGCCTTCGCCAATCCCCGCAACGCCGCGGCGGGTACACTCCGGCAGCTCGACCCCAAAATTACCGCAGAACGCCCGCTCTCGGTGTTCTTCTTCGGTGTCCTCGACTCCTCGGCGGAGTTCGACTCCCACTGGGAGGTCCACGAGCGCCTCCCCGAGTGGGGGCTGCGAGTGAACGACCGCATCGAAGTGGCCGACGACATCGACGCGGCCATCGACTACCGCGACCGGCAACTCGACGTGCGCGACGACCTGGACTACGAGATCGACGGCGTCGTGTTCAAGGTCAACGACGTGGACGCCTGCCAGGAACTGGGGTCGACCAGCCGCGCGCCCCGGTGGGCCTTCGCCTACAAGTTCCCGGCCCGGAAGGAACAGACCACGCTCCGCGACGTCGTCGTGCAGGTCGGCCGGACCGGCCGACTGACCCCCGTCGCGCTGCTCGACCCCGTCGAGGTGGGCGGCGTGACGGTCTCGCGGGCGTCGCTGCACAACCCCGCGCTCATCGAGGACCTCGGCGTGAACGTCGGCGACGAGGTGCGCGTCCAGCGGGCCGGCGACGTCATCCCCGACGTGGCCGAAGTGGTCGAGAAACACAGCGAGGGCGTCGTCGAATTTCCCGACGAGTGTCCCGTCTGCGGGAGCCCCGTCGAGCGCGACGGCCCGCTGGCGTTCTGTTCGGGCGGCCTGACCTGCCCGGCCCAGCGCGAGCGCGCCATCGAACACTACGCCAGCCGCGACGCGCTGGACGTCGAGGGTCTGGGCGAGAAGGTCGTCGAACAGCTCCTCGACGCCGGCCTCGTCGAGAGCCCCGCCGACCTGTACGAGCTCACGGTCGACGACCTCGTCGACCTGGAGGGGTGGGGTACCAAGAGCGCCCGGAACCTGATCGCGGAGCTGAACGACGCTCGCGAACCGCCGCTCGATCGGTTCCTCGTCGCCCTGGGCATCCACGACGTCGGCCCCGTCACCGCGCGCAACCTCGCCCGCGAGTTCGGCTCCTTCGAGGCCATCCGCGCGGCCGCAGAGGGGCGGACCGACGACGAAGCCGGAGAGGACGACGGGAGTGAGGACGGCGACGCGACCGGCGACGACGGCCAGGTGACCCTCGACGCGCTCGCCGAACGGAGTGAAGACGGCGACGGTGACGGCGACGACGGTGACGGCGACAGCGACGACAACGGTGACGGTGACAGCGACGACCTCCGCGGCGACCGCGAGGCGTTCAAGCGCGTCGACGACGTCGGCCCGGAAGTCGCCGACAGCATCGTCGAGTTCTTCCACAGCGAGGGGAACCGCGCGGTGCTCGACGCGCTCGTCGACCACGTCGACCCGCAGGAGGCCGACGTCGAGGCCGGCGGCGACGAACTCGAGGGACTCACCTTCGTGTTCACCGGGTCGCTGGACGACTTCACCCGCAGCGATGCCCAGGAACTCGTCGAGCGCCACGGCGGGTCGGCGACCAGCAGCGTCTCCGGCAACACCGACTACCTGGTCATCGGTGACAACCCGGGCCAGAACAAGCGCGACGCCGCCGACGACGAGGGCGTGCCAACGCTCGAAGAGGACGAGTTCGTTGAATTGCTGGACGAGCGCGGGATCGAACGGTAG